The window TCTGTCCGCAAGCAGACAGAAGGAAGCCGAGGGATAGCATCAATCCTACTGTTATGTAGAATCTGGTTCTTTTCATATAATATTTGCTTTTACTGCAGTTTGAAAGTAATAGGGAGAGTAAACCAAACGTTTGCTGGCTGACCATTGTTCATACCTGGAGACCACTTCGGCATGCTATTAACAACGCGAAGTGCCTCACGGTCGAGTGCCTGATCAACACCACGAACGATTTGTGCCTGACTAACGCTACCGTCACGTCCTACAACGAACTTGACAATAACACGTCCCTGCACACCATTCTCTGCTGCAACTGCTGGGTATTGGATATGAGAAGCCAACCAAGCATTTACATTAGGGAATGAAGGCATAACCTCTGCCACTGTGAAGACCTTGTTCTCAACCTCCTGCTTTGGCTCTGGTTTCGGAGCCTCAACAACTGGTTTCTCGATCTTTGGAACAATCTGTTCAGGAGTAGCAACAGTGCTACGAGCAGCAACTTCAGTACGATCTTCCGTACCTTCCTTGTTCTCAACACCGACTGCCTTGGTTTCCTTATTCATCTTGACCATTGGTGGCATCTCTTCCTTAACATCCTTATCATCCTTGATGACAGGGGCTGTAAACTTAACTGTTGCACGCGTTTCAGGAACAACCTTTTCAGGTTCAATCTTCTTAGGTTCTTCCTTCTTCTGCTGCTTCTTACGTTCAGCCTGCTCTTTCTTAGCCTGCTCAAGAGCTGCTAACTCCATCTTTGCTGCATATTCAGCTTGTGCAGCCAAGTCGTCGTTATGCTTCTTGATCTGATAAGCTAAGTAACCACCACCGAGGAATGCAGCACAAAGCAGAATAGCTAAAGCCTTGATGTTACGCTGAGAAACAGTTTTACGAAGCTTGTATGCACCGTACTCCTTGTTCTTGTCGGCGAACACCATGTCGACCCATTTAGGATCGCATAAATCTATTTTTGCCATTGTTTTCTTTCTTTAATTGTTACTATTCAGTGATTAAGCCTTTATACCTTTCTTGGCTAAGAGAGCCTTGTCTTGGTCTGTCAGCTTGTCAATGACGTAAGTTCCAATATATGAAATCTGCATTTCATCAAGGATGTCTACCAAATGACGATAAGAAGCTTGATCAGTTGGTTTGATAATGACTGTCATAGTAGAAACCTTCTTGCCATTAATCATACCAGTTTTGATCGCAGCCAACTCAGCCTGATAAATGCTGTCAGGATAAGAAGCTGGGGTAGCCTGCTTCTTACGATTGAGTTCCTTCACAGCGATGTCCATATCCTGATATGGGATAGAAACTGGATCACCTGTTGAAGGGTCGCCCACCTGCTTATGCTGAAGAACGTAGCGAATACCACTTGGAGTGTTGCTCCAATCAGCTGGCTTCAACCAATTAGCGTTATCATACTCTGGTTTACCGTTACCGTAGAAGATTTTATCTCCGTCAGCAATGTAAATCGTAATAGAGTGTGACTCCTTGGCCTCATTCTTCTGAGTGTCCTTCTGAGTTTTATCATTACTTGGCATCGTCAACTCCATAGTTGAAGGCTTGCTAAGTGAAGTACAAAGCATGAAGAAGGTAATCAGCAACATAAGCATATCCACCATCGGCGTAAAGTCTACGCGGACGGTCATCTTCTTCTGCTTGCCGCCTTCTTTTCCTGTATCCATCATTTCCATACTTTGATCTCCTTACTTATTAGCTGCCTGCGCAGCCTTTTTAGCGTCCAACTGTGTGATCATATAGTAATGGCTCTCATCCATATCCTGGAGTTCGCTCATTACCTTCTTAACGGTACCATAAGGAGAATCAGAATCAGACTTGATAGCAAGTCTAACCTTAGGGTTCACCTGGCGGGCTGCGTTAACCCACTGTTGGAACTCGGTCATCTCCTGTCCTTGGATACTATCGAGAGGAATACCCATCTTAGGGAGTTCTTTACCACGCTCAGCAGCTGGCTTTGATAAATAAGCAGCTAACTTATCGAGCGGAGTACCAAATGTAGACTCAGCAACAAAAGTTTTCTTCTGTGCAGGAGTCAATGTAATGCCCATATTATCTACGATCTGTCCCAACTCATTGGTATTATCGTAGCTCAAGAAAACCTGGCCTTCGCCAGTAGGCTTTCCTGTAGGTCCCTTTTCAGGACTCACAAGAATTGTCAAGACACCATTCTCAGGCACCTTAGTTTCAGACACAGAACCTGGAGTATTTACCTTCACTGGCTCGTTCTTAACGAACGTTGATGTCAGCATGAAGAAGGTAAGCAACAGGGTCATAACGTCTGACATAGGCGTCATGTCGATAAAAGTGTCATTCTTCTTAACTTTTACTTTACCCATAGCGATAAATTATTAAAGGGTTAGCAAAAATTAAGCCTCGTCTGTATGGTTTACTTCGTATGTCTGAGCGATAGAATAACCAACCTCGTCGAGGGCGAAAGTCAACTTGTCAACCTTGTTAGAGTAGTAACCATAAGAAACTACCGCACACCAAGATGTTGCAATACCGAAAGCGGTGTTGATCAACGCCTCAGAAATACCAGCAGAAAGTGCAGCAGAGTCAGCACCACCACCTGCAGCAAGAGCAGAGAACGACTTGATCATACCAGTTACAGTACCGAGAAGACCAGTAAGAGTACCAAGTGTTACGAGAGTAGCAATGATAGGAAGGTTCATTGTCAGAGTTGGCATCTCAAGCTGAGTAGCCTCCTCGTGAGCCTGCTGAATCTTAGCTACCTTCTGAGCCTTCTTAAGGTTAGCATTAGCACCAGTCTCCATATCCTTGTAAGCGTTCAAAGAAGCCTTAACAACGTTTGCTACAGAACCCTTCTGCTGATCGCAGAGCTGGTTAGCCTTAGCAAGGTCATTAGCGTTAAGAGCACTCTTGATGTTTGCAACGAACTTTGGAAGGGCACCCTTACCGAAAGCAGTCTTCAAAGCCATCCAACGCTCGATAGACATAGCGAGCACTGTCAACAAGAGAGTGTGGATAACAGGAACGACTACGCCACCCTTAAAGATGGTACCCCAAACGTCTGCTGGGTTCTCACGTGCAGCTCCATCCTGGAAGTGCATCTCATTACCGAACCATGTGTAGAACAATGTGAACGCAACGACAGCGCAAACGACGATAATCCAGAATGCACCTCTAACTCCTGTGAAGCCCTCAGCCTTTTTCTGTGGGGCTGGTTTTTGTTGTGTAGTTGCCATAATTTGATAAAATTTTAATTTTTAGGTTATTAATGAATTAATTTGTTAATATCTTTCTGATTTATAAGCATTTGTATCTTACCGCCATTATAAAAGGGAGTTCAACACTGCTTCTTATCTCCGCAAAGATAGTAATTAAAAGAAAACTACAGCTACGATTAATAACATTTAACAGTTATAAATGTACAGTTTCTATCTCATCTTTATTACTATCTGCATTTCCGATTCCTATTTAAGTTTTGAAAGTACTTCTTTAATACGACGAAGAGCTTCCTTTATATTTTCATCACTTGTCGCATAACTCATTCTAAAACAGTCTGGGGCACCAAAAGCATCACCACCCACTGTTGCTACACATCCTTCTTCAAGAATATACATGGCAAGGTCGGATGAGTTGTTAATCACATGCTTGCCATCTGTCTTTCCAAAAAAGCTGGAGCATTTAGGGAAGAGATAGAATGCACCTTGTGGCACATTTACCTCAAGTCCAGGGATTTCTTTTGCCAGACTAACAATGAGATCACGACGTCGACGGAATGTCTCTCGATACTCAGCTACACAAGCTTGATCCTCAACATATGCCGCAACAGCAGCCATCTGACTTACGCTACATGTACCTGATGTATACTGTCCTTGCAATTTATTGAGACCTTTTACAATCCACTCTGGTGCTGCGACCCAACCAATTCTCCAGCCAGTCATAGCATAAGCCTTACTAACGCCGTTACAAAGAATCGTACGTTCTTTCATTCCAGGGCAAGATGCGATACTGCAATGACCGCCTATATAATTAATGTGTTCGTAAATCTCATCTGAAAGAACAAACACGTCTTCATGTGCCAAAATAACCTTTGACAAAGCCTCCAACTCCTCTGCAGTATAGACACTACCAGTAGGATTACTTGGAGAGCAAAGAATTATCATCTTAGTCTTTGGTGTAATAGCCTTCTCTAACTGCTCTGCGGTAATCTTAAAGTCTTGCTCAATTCCTGCAGAAACAACAACAGGAACACCACCAGCAAGTTTAACCATCTGCGGATAGCTCACCCAATAAGGTGCAGGAATAATCACCTCATCACCTGGATTCACCAAAGCCAAAACAGCATTGCAAACACCTTGCTTACCACCAGTACCGACAATAATCTCTGATGCAGCATAATCAAGATTGTTTTCATCTTTCAGCTTCTTTGAGATAGCCTCTCTCAAAGCAGGATAACCAGGAACAGGAGAATACTTAGAGAAGTTATCATCAATGGCCTTTTTGCCCGCCTCCTTAACATGATCAGGAGTCATGAAGTCTGGTTCACCCACACTCATGTTGATAACATCAATTCCCTGCGCTTTCATTTCACTACTCTTCTGTGACATTGCTAATGTCTCAGAAGGCGCCAATCGATTTAAACGATCTGATAA is drawn from Prevotella melaninogenica and contains these coding sequences:
- a CDS encoding ExbD/TolR family protein, which translates into the protein MEMMDTGKEGGKQKKMTVRVDFTPMVDMLMLLITFFMLCTSLSKPSTMELTMPSNDKTQKDTQKNEAKESHSITIYIADGDKIFYGNGKPEYDNANWLKPADWSNTPSGIRYVLQHKQVGDPSTGDPVSIPYQDMDIAVKELNRKKQATPASYPDSIYQAELAAIKTGMINGKKVSTMTVIIKPTDQASYRHLVDILDEMQISYIGTYVIDKLTDQDKALLAKKGIKA
- a CDS encoding pyridoxal phosphate-dependent aminotransferase, with amino-acid sequence MAQLSDRLNRLAPSETLAMSQKSSEMKAQGIDVINMSVGEPDFMTPDHVKEAGKKAIDDNFSKYSPVPGYPALREAISKKLKDENNLDYAASEIIVGTGGKQGVCNAVLALVNPGDEVIIPAPYWVSYPQMVKLAGGVPVVVSAGIEQDFKITAEQLEKAITPKTKMIILCSPSNPTGSVYTAEELEALSKVILAHEDVFVLSDEIYEHINYIGGHCSIASCPGMKERTILCNGVSKAYAMTGWRIGWVAAPEWIVKGLNKLQGQYTSGTCSVSQMAAVAAYVEDQACVAEYRETFRRRRDLIVSLAKEIPGLEVNVPQGAFYLFPKCSSFFGKTDGKHVINNSSDLAMYILEEGCVATVGGDAFGAPDCFRMSYATSDENIKEALRRIKEVLSKLK
- a CDS encoding ExbD/TolR family protein, which codes for MGKVKVKKNDTFIDMTPMSDVMTLLLTFFMLTSTFVKNEPVKVNTPGSVSETKVPENGVLTILVSPEKGPTGKPTGEGQVFLSYDNTNELGQIVDNMGITLTPAQKKTFVAESTFGTPLDKLAAYLSKPAAERGKELPKMGIPLDSIQGQEMTEFQQWVNAARQVNPKVRLAIKSDSDSPYGTVKKVMSELQDMDESHYYMITQLDAKKAAQAANK
- a CDS encoding MotA/TolQ/ExbB proton channel family protein codes for the protein MATTQQKPAPQKKAEGFTGVRGAFWIIVVCAVVAFTLFYTWFGNEMHFQDGAARENPADVWGTIFKGGVVVPVIHTLLLTVLAMSIERWMALKTAFGKGALPKFVANIKSALNANDLAKANQLCDQQKGSVANVVKASLNAYKDMETGANANLKKAQKVAKIQQAHEEATQLEMPTLTMNLPIIATLVTLGTLTGLLGTVTGMIKSFSALAAGGGADSAALSAGISEALINTAFGIATSWCAVVSYGYYSNKVDKLTFALDEVGYSIAQTYEVNHTDEA
- a CDS encoding energy transducer TonB — its product is MAKIDLCDPKWVDMVFADKNKEYGAYKLRKTVSQRNIKALAILLCAAFLGGGYLAYQIKKHNDDLAAQAEYAAKMELAALEQAKKEQAERKKQQKKEEPKKIEPEKVVPETRATVKFTAPVIKDDKDVKEEMPPMVKMNKETKAVGVENKEGTEDRTEVAARSTVATPEQIVPKIEKPVVEAPKPEPKQEVENKVFTVAEVMPSFPNVNAWLASHIQYPAVAAENGVQGRVIVKFVVGRDGSVSQAQIVRGVDQALDREALRVVNSMPKWSPGMNNGQPANVWFTLPITFKLQ